The segment TCTCCCACCTCCTCTTTACAAGACATTCTTTATCTCAATTCGACATTCCCCTTTTGATCCTTGCCtctcattcttcttcttctgtgcCCCCATCGAAATGCTTGCCGTGCTTTGCTCATCCCTCGTTTCattcttgatttatttttggtaTCTTGATGCATTTTCTTGTGCGCTTTTGTTGGATCTTTCTTCGGGCTTCTCCCCAATTATGCCCAACTCTGGCATTTCAGGGGCTTTATGGGGAAATCTTGtgggaatttgcaaaaaaccaggaaaatctttttcgCTTCAAGATCGTGGGAAGAAGTTCTGAATGACCCTGATTATGATTTGTGTGAGAGAGCTGAGATTGAGGCAAGACTGCAGAGGAATGGTGCAGTTGTGAATGGGAGGTGCGTGCCTGAGTCATTTGATTTCTGGGCTTGTTTCTGAATGAATTATCTCGCTGATCGGCTTCACTTTCCGCCCCACTCATGCGGCAGGGCCCCTTCGCGGGAAAGTGGGTGCCTCAGTGCGGGAAAAGTCTGTTTGTCTGTGAGTCCGGAAGATGCAAAACAAGGTGCCTTCCCGTTGCGAGGCGCAAATATTGATGTTTTCTTGCGCTCGGAGGTGGCTGGTGACGCAATTTTCTTCACCTCGCCCCACGGGGGGATCGCGAGGAGCTTAGTAACTCCCAAGCAATTGATTAAATACACCGCAAtgggttaaagaaaatcatattaCCTGGAAGTCGTGGCGTTGTCTGCTCCACAGATGTTTCCATTGTTCctcaatttcccacaaaattctccttttaATTTTCGCCTCACTCAACTCCGTGGCAATTCCACTGCCTTATCGCTTCTGCCACCAAGTTCTCAACtctgataagaaaattaatttatttttcacaccaacacttgaaataaaaaaaaaacgccaccAAATACTTTCTTTTGTGCGACGTTTTCACTTTACGCACTATTTTCACGTGAAACGCGCGATTCACCGCCGAACTCTGCCTACCACGAAGAATACGGAACTTTACCTACTTCTCCAAACAttctattgagaatttttccgtAAAATAGACGCGTTTTGTggatatttttagcaaaaaaattgttcttgctgcttttttctttcttgacttttttcttttttcaaaacatGTCAAAATGCAGGTGAAAACCCCAAAAGGTGTCGCTGTGATCGTTATTTTCTCTTGGAGCGCCATATAACGTCGggtcaaaataattaaatttaaactttaacgaacttttttttgcatttcgacaaaattcgtgatttcctTGTTTTTCCGCCAATTTTTTGAGGTAAAACGCAATTTTGGAGCTCTTGGAATACTTCTGGGGGCTCCAAAGCCCCCGCAGAACCACTCTGCCGAATTTGGGGCCcgcagaaattttgacggttggattacaaatttgaaaattttgacggttggggattttacacgcactttttttcccagaaatggattttcgcgaacttttcaaaCAAGCGATGCCaaacgacgcggcgtcgcttcctggtcacaaaaaactacttccggccggaaaattcgacAGAAAActcgagaaaattgcaaaaaactgaatgtgtgagggagacagctagcggtgaaatgcattcgtctcattttctcttatacaaaactagtcaacccgagcccccaatcacgtgtgagcaaactcaaTTTTAAGCTGTGAAAGGGGGGcatatattagtagggggatgAATACTACGGTatgtaccccgaaaaattctaaaaataaaaaaatcccgttatctgacccttcagcaggtagaaaatgggaaaaaatcaatttttcagtgggggcgctataaagggaggttggggcggaatcccatatagcgcttgcaactcgtattgaccccctctacccccataccaaatttcatcaagatcggcccagcggtttcggaggagttcatgtgccacagacagacagacaaacattttcagctttatatattaagatgtaccaaaaagggcgccaaattcaaaaagttgttaaaaaaaagcatgaaatttgtatgggggcgctacgaaggggagctctggggggaaatgaatgtcgttggtaaaaaccgcctggtatcagtagtctctgtactaaatttcatcgcgatcggtcaaacggtgtggaaatgcatagctgtacagaaaataaatttaaagatttgaaaagaaataaataaattttgctttctataaaataatttataacgttttcctttgttttatttaacattttcttgatAATTTGCTTCctaataatttgtaaaataaacaaaactaTCGATTGATATTAGTGTCAATTGGTTTTCTCGGCATTCCCCTCATCCACGGCATCTACTATTCTGAAGTCAGCATCTAGAAGAGTTCTCTTTGCTATATTGCTGCAAaaggaacaagaaaaaaatataaaaattagtaCATTTAGAACAtttagccaagacacatttcgcaaaagaaaactttggtttttttggttatttttaaagagaattaagAAACGAAGTGAAATGTTAAGGAAAGATTACGGAATTTAAGGACAACTTACACACTCTGATGATCCTCCTGCAGTGCATTGGACTCCTCACGCGGAAAGTCAAATATACTACAAATATCTTCGTGACTAGTGAACGATGTTTTGTGAATCCTTTCACGAGGGGGGCAGAATCCactggaaaaagaattttatttaaaaaaaaaagaaccataaaatgttaaataaaaaattaattataaaatattcaaaagtaaaatgtttttaagattttttttgagaactacattttctttaaaacttgcaataatttttaattggatttaaaagaaatcttagaAGCTAActtgaaagaatttaagagttagaaaaaaaattaaaaaaatgaaattttaaggatatttttaaagatttttaaggagtttattacacaaacttaaaaaaaaaatgtttcaaaagcatttccatttaaattaaaaatcaatttaactttaaaaataaatatgattttgaggtgaaattttaaagattaatttttaaaggaaattttaatacgaaagaaaaaagaaaaagtatcttttccttaaaattcacaaaggatttttattaggtatctattttaaaagaaattaaatatatgtaatttaaagtattattcataagaaaaatttgttgaaccttaaattttaaaaaaatgagccttttaaataaaaataaatatttaaatcaattgaaaaaagttaaataaggaatttaaaaaaattgaaaaagagttaaaactaaattttagaTGTATCTTAAATAAGAGAAGGATATCCAACTgtgatttaaaagaatttatattaacttccaaaaaactttaaaatttaaaaaatattttaaagactttttagaTGAGAGgattttaaggaaattctggacataaaaaattagaaaaatcaataaaattaaaataaaaagattttctacaATTTCAATAACTtcaatagaaatttaaaaaaaaaagaaattaaaaaagattttaaaaaatttttgaaaagaattaaaaaaaaaaaactttaatataaaaaaaatattttaaagaattgttTAATGAGagattcttaataaatttcagaacataaaaaatcagaaaaaatttgaaaattaaaaaaaaagagaattttaaaggaaataaaaaagaaactttaatattgaaaaaaatatcttaaagaattatttgatgagatattttttttaatgaaattcagaacataaaaaaatcagaacaatctttaaaaaaatttaaaaatctaaggaattaaaaaaagagaacttaaagagaatttgaaaataaattttaaataaaaattaatataggaattaaaaaaataataataaattccaacAAACCTCTCATAGAGATGCCTGAGCTGTACAAAATGCTGACCCGCTGCTGTCCGTCTATTGGCTCCATTGTCACTAATCTGGGCACTCCAGGTCACCCCTAGGGTCATGTGTCGATCGGCATTTGCGACAATCTGATTGAATTCCTCACTGGTACCACTACTGCCCATCACCTTAATGTACTTTGTCTCCTCCTTCATGAGGAAGCTCCCCACCTTCTGCACAGACGGCAATCTCTTCACCTCCTCGGCCTTTGTTGCCTTCAGCGTGACCTTTGACAGTTGCACCTCAATGAAACGCTCTGGAGTTTGATTTGTCGCCACAGCAGCCTTGTGGGCATCAAGGGAGCACCGAAAGGAAACGAGTTCCGTTGATTTCAGCCCCCCATTCTCATGCACTAAACTCCTCTGTCCGGGACTCTCAGCCCAGACAATTTTCTTCGCATTCAACCTATTCTCCGGACTGTACAGATGTAGATCATGAAGGTAGACCTCCGTCATCACAGGATGATGCACTTGATTCAAGTTCTTTATCGACATATCCACCCCAAGTTGCCTTTCCCGGCCGTACGTTACATTGCAATTCGCCTCCAGGAGCAGGGATTCGTTGACGTTGAAGTTCCACACGTGACGAAGGACGCGGTATCTGTGGGAGAGATTGAGGGATTAAGGGGAATCAGGCTTtaagtttgtacactttttgaataaatttatcttcCCGGAATGGTttgatgtgcttcccggaaagtgcaaTAAGTGCCTGGAGGTTGTGTAGTCATCCTgcccattgcatcaggaagtttctaagggatcttaggaagttccttttcaacacccggctgatccttgatgtcATTTAGGGGTTAAAATCTCTGtctataaaaatgcttcacgCAATTGCAACAAAGATTTCCTAAATGGACAGATTTGAGCCCCTAAATGtaatcaaggatcagccgggtgttgaaaaggaactTCCTAAGATCcattagaaacttcctgatgcaatgggaAGAAAGAACGTACAACCTCCAGGCACTtctggcactttccgggaagcacatcaaATCGTTCTGGGAAGGAAAGTTTATTCAAGTTGCTTAATTCTTGAGCTTGAAACTCACTTCAATTTGGAATAATCCGGAGGCATGTTGTAGTAGATGAGTGCCTTTAGGTCTACGGAACCCTTCCGGTGGGGTATCTGTATCCAGAAGGTTGCTGCCTTCGTCTCACTCGGCTGCAGGGGTTTCCCATCATCCGCAATGCCATACACCCGGAAGACATGCTGCTTCCTTGCCTCACGATCCCTGCTCAAGTTCTCATTGCTTAAATCACGATAATTCCGCAGCACAGACAGCGGCAATTCAGCCCGTTCGGGACTCACGAGGAACCATCGTGGCGCCTCCACGGACATGTAGATATCCGTCAGTGCTGTGGCGCCACAATTTGTCATCTGCACCGTTACGGGGATTATTTCTCCCGCCAGAACTTCCTGTGGCATCTCCCCGAAGCTCACACAGAGCGCTGGAGCTGGATCGAGTACCTGAATATCGAGACGTTTATCAAATTCCGGAGCTTTATCCCCAACAGGGGGATCTTTCGCTCGGATGGGGATGCGTTCAAAGTCCATCTTCCCCCAGAGGCATGTTGGATCCGTCACAGCGGATAATTGCCCAATAATTCCCGTCACATGGAGCATCCCGGTAACTTTGGGGGTAACTTTGAAGAGAATTGTCTTGTATTCGTGCTCATTGATGTTCACGGTGCTGATGACATTGGCCGAGATAACTCCCTCCATCCCCGTGCGATCTGCTTCCCCGTCAATTAGGCCCCGGAAGAGGTGCCCATTGGACATCTCCTCACCCGTATCGCTGCGCTTGAAGCGCCACAGGAGGTGGATGTCGCTGAAAACAATGGGAATCTTGATGGTATTCTCGAAGGTAACACTAATCTCAATGGGTTCCCCGTGAATGGCCAGCGGATGCGTTGTGTTGTCCGTTTCGTGCGTGAAGAGACTCCGTGttggcttgaaaatcattATGGGCTTCTTCGAGGCCATTTGCGCCGCCATCTCCTCCAGCTTCACCCACACAGCTTCATGCTCCAGCCTCGTGTTGATCGTGAGATTCGTTGCCGGAAGCATATTGGGGATTGTCACGGGTGGCTGGGAAGTCACGAGCAGGCGCGTACGATCCTGCACAATGCGCGGCAGGGAGATACTGAGGAGATTCCCATTCTCCTGACTCGCCTGGAGGGCACGATGTGTCTGGATGTATTCACGCAGGAAGACAGCCTGCTGCACGGAACTCTGAAGGCTCGACGGGCGCAGCAGATGCGAAAGGGGCACACTGGCTTCTTCGGGCTTCTTCAGGGAGATCGCCTGCCTCCCAATTGTGTACTGAATGTGATCCTCAGCTAAGCTCCAGCCACGATTCTCAAATACCTGATGAGCCTGCTTGTAGCACCGGAAGGCGTGCTTTCGCTGCCCCGCCTTGGAGTATCGATGGcctggaaagaaaataaaagtcaatcataacgcgtccagttattagagttggtataccacaacgctgatgggtcagtctatgcgttgtaatttaatttgtgagcagtattagtaggcaacgttgatttttttttgtaaaattcatcaaaactTGTTGAAATTTCTTGTTTGGAAAggcctaaaacacaaaatggcggatttttgtttttacaaaaacagttttttgcactttttgtcctcaagtaAAGGTTATAGAAGTTTccaatgttctagaaagttgtagagaattgcaaaatctttaatttgataccaagttgagaaAAATCGGATAAGCAGAACAGGAGATATGACTATTAgactttttcaaattcaagaatttttcaaatggctatatcttctaaacggcggcatagaatttcttcattttcgggctGGTAAAAGATtatgagtcaggctacaacatatcaaaatttaaaggaaaacgataacagatgttcggagatattgccccctaaagttaggcaat is part of the Lutzomyia longipalpis isolate SR_M1_2022 chromosome 3, ASM2433408v1 genome and harbors:
- the LOC129794251 gene encoding trafficking protein particle complex subunit 8, whose product is MIHLTSQNLSTKDIIQTVFSPLIGATCSPQAEEMCQKNNLTFAEMLQPFCRLTTDASFRDSSGTSVSLKGIRLNVCDVAWRPPQTVLARKMLNDAVTNVQCDKTRAISVDEATTFDIPFSEPWYEQWRETFLTVQFPADHEFTRHFLSCLIVLSSSDPNPLDSANQLTRKVQMMQNVTPPKLPKWFTQDPLNCYIMLHDGCSGDITKAQQAFESLKMTYGENKCFLLQINSLQGTPGECPDPWLRYLKRHARADPNVTENDSSSTPKSPQDSGVSMTMQMSTLETPPSGILIGEVVHHPLSPLQEHAGDISAMSTSTESLTSQPINPNVWAGEEHVDVPHGMCLAASDMENLRHLIQDYTLRALIPYIEKLVYALNESITTKKGVSRSLLTATKRWFVTNKPGTGNATQNAVVYTNESTELQTRKIGDLYFMFGHYGSAFQAYHQAKRDFNADSAWQYYAGALEMAALAAFMQGVASRKTYDYMEEAIVTYLNICKLPQFATRATILSVECLKVGRLYGEAAKQLIRMTSEDSDLRSGLLLEQAAYAFLSSQPPLFRKYAFHAVLAGHRYSKAGQRKHAFRCYKQAHQVFENRGWSLAEDHIQYTIGRQAISLKKPEEASVPLSHLLRPSSLQSSVQQAVFLREYIQTHRALQASQENGNLLSISLPRIVQDRTRLLVTSQPPVTIPNMLPATNLTINTRLEHEAVWVKLEEMAAQMASKKPIMIFKPTRSLFTHETDNTTHPLAIHGEPIEISVTFENTIKIPIVFSDIHLLWRFKRSDTGEEMSNGHLFRGLIDGEADRTGMEGVISANVISTVNINEHEYKTILFKVTPKVTGMLHVTGIIGQLSAVTDPTCLWGKMDFERIPIRAKDPPVGDKAPEFDKRLDIQVLDPAPALCVSFGEMPQEVLAGEIIPVTVQMTNCGATALTDIYMSVEAPRWFLVSPERAELPLSVLRNYRDLSNENLSRDREARKQHVFRVYGIADDGKPLQPSETKAATFWIQIPHRKGSVDLKALIYYNMPPDYSKLKYRVLRHVWNFNVNESLLLEANCNVTYGRERQLGVDMSIKNLNQVHHPVMTEVYLHDLHLYSPENRLNAKKIVWAESPGQRSLVHENGGLKSTELVSFRCSLDAHKAAVATNQTPERFIEVQLSKVTLKATKAEEVKRLPSVQKVGSFLMKEETKYIKVMGSSGTSEEFNQIVANADRHMTLGVTWSAQISDNGANRRTAAGQHFVQLRHLYESGFCPPRERIHKTSFTSHEDICSIFDFPREESNALQEDHQSVNIAKRTLLDADFRIVDAVDEGNAEKTN